From Marivirga harenae, one genomic window encodes:
- a CDS encoding enoyl-ACP reductase FabI, with product MSNNLLAGKKGIITGALDENSIAWKAALKAKEQGAQFVLTNAPVAMRMGGIQELAKECNTEVIPADATSIEDITKLYTESKEILGGNFDFILHSIGMSPNVRKGKQYHDLNYDWLQKTYDISAVSFHKMMQTADKMDIMNEWGSILGLSYIAAQRTYPFYNDMADAKALLESIARSYGYRFGKTKKVRVNTISQSPTPTTAGSGISGFSSFYNFAEKMSPLGNATAEECADYIIMMFSDFTKKVTMQNLFHDGGYSFTGISEELIEEMK from the coding sequence ATGTCGAATAACTTATTAGCAGGAAAAAAAGGAATTATTACCGGTGCTTTAGATGAGAACTCTATTGCTTGGAAAGCGGCACTAAAAGCAAAGGAACAAGGTGCTCAATTTGTGTTAACCAATGCACCTGTTGCCATGAGAATGGGTGGAATACAAGAATTGGCTAAAGAATGTAATACCGAAGTTATCCCAGCTGATGCTACCTCAATTGAAGATATCACTAAATTATATACTGAATCGAAAGAAATATTAGGTGGAAACTTTGATTTCATTTTGCACTCAATTGGTATGAGCCCGAATGTGAGAAAAGGAAAACAATACCATGACCTTAATTATGATTGGTTGCAAAAAACCTACGATATCTCTGCCGTCTCATTTCACAAAATGATGCAAACAGCTGATAAAATGGATATAATGAATGAGTGGGGCTCCATTTTAGGTCTGTCTTATATTGCAGCTCAACGAACTTATCCATTCTACAACGATATGGCCGATGCAAAAGCGCTTTTAGAGTCAATTGCTAGAAGTTACGGCTACAGATTTGGGAAAACTAAAAAAGTGAGGGTAAATACCATTTCACAATCTCCAACTCCTACTACAGCTGGTTCAGGTATAAGTGGATTTAGCTCATTCTACAACTTTGCAGAGAAAATGTCTCCATTAGGAAACGCTACTGCAGAAGAATGTGCTGACTATATTATCATGATGTTCTCAGACTTCACGAAAAAAGTAACGATGCAGAATCTTTTCCATGATGGTGGTTATTCATTTACTGGTATTTCAGAAGAGTTGATTGAGGAAATGAAGTAA
- a CDS encoding 50S ribosomal protein L25/general stress protein Ctc yields MKTVEIIGYKRANLGKKEAKRLRAEAMVPSVLYGGDEQIHFYAPMILFRPIVFTADAHFININIEGDEYQAILQDVSFHPVSEIILHADFLQLHKGKKIKMNIPVHLEGTAPGVTKGGTLIHKRRNLLVKALPKDMPEHITLNISALDFGKSIKVETVSVENCEILDTPQASIAVVEIPRALRGKSTDDEEDVEELEEGAEAPAEGGDAPAEGAES; encoded by the coding sequence ATGAAAACTGTTGAGATTATAGGGTATAAAAGAGCAAATCTTGGCAAAAAAGAGGCGAAAAGATTAAGAGCGGAAGCAATGGTTCCTTCCGTACTATACGGTGGTGACGAACAAATCCACTTTTATGCGCCAATGATTCTTTTTCGCCCGATAGTATTTACTGCAGATGCTCACTTCATTAACATTAACATTGAAGGCGATGAGTACCAAGCAATACTACAAGATGTATCTTTCCACCCAGTAAGCGAAATCATTTTACATGCTGATTTCTTACAATTACATAAAGGAAAGAAAATCAAAATGAACATTCCTGTTCATTTGGAAGGAACTGCACCTGGTGTAACTAAGGGGGGAACTTTGATTCACAAAAGAAGAAATCTTTTGGTAAAAGCTTTACCGAAAGATATGCCTGAGCATATTACTTTAAATATTAGTGCACTTGACTTTGGTAAGTCAATCAAAGTTGAAACAGTATCTGTTGAAAACTGTGAGATTTTAGATACTCCACAGGCATCGATTGCAGTTGTTGAAATTCCAAGAGCACTAAGAGGAAAATCTACGGATGATGAAGAAGATGTTGAAGAGTTAGAAGAAGGAGCTGAAGCACCAGCTGAGGGTGGTGATGCACCGGCAGAAGGAGCTGAAAGCTAA
- a CDS encoding LptF/LptG family permease: protein MKLLDKYILKKFLSTFIFVVLIILAIVTVIDYTEKNDDFMEHNLSFLEILPYYGAFIPWIGNLITPITIFIAAVFVTSKMAGHTEIVAMLSSGMSFRRLLVPYMMGAGLVAILSFYLNAYVIPDANKTRIAFETTYIKKPFYFTDRDIHLKIAPETYVYMESYNNQRDVGYRFTLELIEDKNLKEKLSARRIEWDSAQSNWKVKDWTLRKFNGLEETFEEGKELDTVLNITPKDFGNTYGLQETLTLTELNNYIDLLKERGADNVKVYLIERYIRFMAPFAAIILTFIGVVVSSKKKRGGTGFQIALGFVIAFVFIIFFILSKAIAENSTMNPILAVWLPNITFSLVGLILYKFVPR, encoded by the coding sequence ATGAAGCTACTCGACAAATATATTCTCAAGAAGTTCTTATCCACTTTTATTTTCGTGGTCCTCATTATTCTGGCAATAGTAACGGTTATTGACTATACTGAGAAAAATGATGACTTCATGGAACATAATTTGAGTTTCTTGGAGATTTTACCTTATTACGGAGCTTTTATTCCTTGGATTGGCAATTTAATTACACCAATTACCATTTTTATAGCCGCTGTTTTTGTGACTAGTAAAATGGCAGGGCACACAGAAATTGTTGCTATGCTGTCAAGTGGTATGAGTTTTAGAAGACTATTGGTTCCTTATATGATGGGTGCAGGATTGGTAGCCATATTAAGCTTCTATCTAAATGCATATGTAATTCCTGATGCCAATAAAACCAGAATTGCCTTTGAAACCACCTATATTAAAAAGCCATTTTATTTTACCGATAGAGATATCCATTTGAAAATTGCTCCAGAGACATATGTTTATATGGAAAGTTACAATAATCAAAGGGATGTTGGGTATCGGTTTACCTTAGAACTGATTGAAGATAAAAACTTGAAGGAAAAGTTGAGTGCTAGAAGAATTGAATGGGACTCGGCTCAAAGCAATTGGAAAGTTAAAGATTGGACCTTGAGGAAATTTAATGGTTTGGAAGAAACCTTTGAGGAAGGAAAGGAATTGGATACAGTTTTAAATATCACTCCCAAAGATTTTGGAAATACTTATGGATTGCAAGAAACCCTTACTTTAACCGAGCTAAATAATTATATCGATTTACTTAAAGAAAGAGGTGCAGATAATGTGAAAGTATATCTAATTGAACGTTATATTCGTTTTATGGCACCTTTTGCAGCTATAATCTTGACCTTTATAGGAGTGGTGGTCTCGTCAAAAAAGAAAAGAGGCGGTACAGGATTTCAAATTGCTTTGGGCTTTGTAATAGCATTTGTATTCATTATTTTCTTTATTTTAAGTAAAGCTATAGCTGAAAACTCTACGATGAATCCTATTTTAGCAGTTTGGTTACCTAATATTACTTTTAGTTTAGTGGGCTTAATTCTATACAAATTTGTACCACGATGA
- a CDS encoding fasciclin domain-containing protein translates to MKKLLKSIVLSVVVLGLSFSVKAQDKNIVELAVGTESLSTLVTAVKAAGLVETLSGKGPFTVFAPTNKAFEALPSGTLESLLKPENKDQLIAVLTYHVVGAKVMSSSLKEGQKAKTVQGEEVNISLKGGASVNGAKVAMADVEASNGVVHVIDKVILPPSMK, encoded by the coding sequence ATGAAAAAGTTATTAAAATCAATTGTATTAAGCGTTGTAGTTTTGGGTCTGTCCTTTTCAGTAAAAGCTCAAGACAAAAACATTGTTGAATTAGCAGTAGGTACTGAATCACTTTCTACTTTAGTAACAGCAGTAAAGGCTGCAGGCCTTGTAGAAACCCTCAGTGGGAAAGGTCCTTTTACGGTTTTTGCACCGACCAATAAAGCATTTGAAGCTTTGCCCTCTGGAACATTAGAATCTTTGCTAAAACCAGAAAATAAGGATCAGTTAATTGCTGTTTTGACTTATCATGTGGTGGGAGCAAAAGTGATGTCTTCAAGCCTAAAGGAGGGACAAAAAGCCAAAACAGTTCAGGGAGAAGAAGTAAATATTAGTCTTAAAGGCGGAGCTTCTGTGAATGGGGCTAAAGTAGCAATGGCTGATGTTGAAGCATCAAATGGCGTTGTTCATGTAATTGATAAAGTAATTTTACCACCATCAATGAAATAA
- the lhgO gene encoding L-2-hydroxyglutarate oxidase, with product MQDIIIIGGGIVGLATALKIKQKNRKRSVLLLEKEEKLALHQTGNNSGVIHSGVYYKPGSLKAKNCIDGYDQLIKFCDQEGVPYELCGKVIVATDKSELPTLSMIEERGAQNGLKNLKRLTKEEVKEHEPYVNGIAGIHVPQTGIIDYTAVSLKYAEKFKELGGEIALGQKVIDIQEKNGNTIIITNKDSFDTKLVVNCAGLYSDKIAKLTSEKLDLKIIPFRGEYFMIKPEKQYLIKNLVYPVPDPNFPFLGVHFTRMINGGIEAGPNAVLAFKREGYRKSLFNLVELGESLAWPGFQKVAAKYWKTGFGEMYRSFSKSAFTTALQKLLPDITESDLTPGGAGVRAQACDRNGGLIDDFLIIEEQNAINVCNAPSPAATSSLSIGDHVSDLALKRF from the coding sequence ATGCAGGATATCATCATAATTGGCGGTGGAATAGTAGGATTAGCTACAGCACTTAAAATAAAGCAGAAAAATAGGAAACGCTCCGTTTTATTATTAGAGAAAGAAGAGAAATTGGCTCTTCATCAAACAGGTAATAATAGTGGTGTTATTCATTCTGGTGTTTATTACAAGCCGGGAAGTTTGAAAGCAAAAAACTGCATTGATGGCTACGACCAATTGATCAAATTCTGTGATCAGGAAGGTGTTCCTTATGAATTATGTGGTAAAGTAATTGTTGCCACTGACAAAAGTGAGCTTCCTACTCTATCGATGATTGAAGAAAGAGGCGCACAAAACGGTCTGAAAAATCTCAAAAGACTTACGAAAGAAGAAGTTAAGGAGCATGAACCCTATGTCAATGGAATCGCTGGAATCCATGTACCGCAAACGGGGATCATTGATTACACTGCCGTTTCCTTGAAATATGCTGAAAAATTTAAAGAATTGGGGGGTGAAATCGCTCTAGGCCAAAAAGTAATTGATATTCAAGAAAAGAATGGAAATACGATCATAATTACAAATAAAGATAGTTTTGATACAAAATTAGTGGTGAATTGTGCTGGATTGTACTCTGATAAAATTGCCAAGCTTACATCGGAAAAACTTGATTTAAAAATCATTCCTTTCCGTGGCGAATATTTCATGATAAAACCAGAAAAGCAATATTTAATCAAGAACCTGGTGTACCCTGTTCCTGATCCAAATTTCCCATTTTTAGGGGTTCATTTTACACGAATGATCAATGGTGGAATTGAAGCAGGTCCTAATGCCGTATTGGCTTTCAAACGAGAAGGCTATCGAAAATCATTATTTAATTTAGTGGAATTGGGAGAATCATTGGCATGGCCCGGCTTTCAAAAAGTTGCGGCTAAATATTGGAAAACCGGCTTCGGAGAAATGTACCGTTCTTTTTCAAAATCAGCTTTTACCACAGCTCTTCAAAAACTATTACCTGATATTACTGAAAGCGATTTGACTCCAGGTGGCGCTGGAGTGAGAGCTCAAGCCTGTGATAGAAATGGAGGATTAATAGATGACTTTTTGATAATTGAGGAGCAGAACGCTATTAATGTTTGTAATGCGCCCTCTCCTGCTGCTACATCTTCTTTATCCATTGGAGATCATGTAAGTGATTTGGCATTGAAAAGGTTTTAA
- a CDS encoding carboxypeptidase-like regulatory domain-containing protein — protein sequence MRVIAILIFLIFSNNLKGQLSGSVYDKATGESLSYVNIWYFNDEISVGTTANESGSFKFDELDTSRFLNFNKVGYEVLKVKPDSSKYDVFLTPIKKTRLNLSEEVEGPRRVKKGIDFENLTSMGSLSTTESKPSIHVQYFPADNFLLYKLVRINLGLKNRVRSLINIRIYEATEHKIPGDLLYLEDLIKKISAGKEVYRISLKDLGIRIPENGIFIGYEKLIIDQNKIMLNETDYNTNQEVIISEYYPIFNLYESKDSNIIYSYVNGNWGKWKNSKISLGINLELKR from the coding sequence ATGCGAGTAATTGCAATTTTGATTTTTCTGATCTTCTCCAATAATTTAAAAGGACAATTATCTGGTTCTGTGTATGACAAAGCTACTGGTGAAAGCTTGTCATATGTAAATATCTGGTACTTTAATGATGAAATAAGTGTAGGAACCACCGCAAATGAGTCAGGCAGCTTCAAATTTGATGAACTGGATACTAGTCGGTTTTTAAATTTTAATAAGGTTGGTTATGAAGTACTTAAAGTAAAACCAGATTCTAGTAAATATGATGTTTTCTTAACCCCAATTAAGAAGACAAGATTGAATTTGTCTGAAGAAGTTGAAGGACCAAGAAGAGTAAAAAAAGGCATTGATTTTGAAAATTTGACTTCAATGGGTTCACTAAGTACCACTGAATCTAAACCTAGCATTCATGTGCAATATTTTCCTGCTGACAATTTTCTTTTGTATAAATTAGTGAGAATAAATCTAGGCTTAAAAAATAGAGTTAGAAGTTTGATAAATATTAGAATATATGAGGCGACTGAACACAAAATACCAGGTGATCTTCTATATTTAGAAGACCTTATCAAGAAAATAAGTGCTGGGAAAGAGGTTTACAGAATTAGTTTAAAGGATTTAGGTATTAGAATTCCTGAAAACGGTATTTTTATTGGGTATGAAAAATTGATTATTGATCAAAATAAAATAATGTTAAATGAGACTGATTATAATACCAATCAAGAAGTAATTATTAGTGAGTACTACCCAATATTTAATTTGTATGAAAGTAAGGACTCAAACATAATATACTCCTACGTTAACGGTAATTGGGGAAAATGGAAGAATTCTAAAATTAGTTTAGGGATAAACTTAGAATTAAAAAGGTAA
- the ispE gene encoding 4-(cytidine 5'-diphospho)-2-C-methyl-D-erythritol kinase: MLTFPNAKINLGLNINSKRADGYHNIESCFYPIPLKDSLEIIPSKALKFSSTGLPIPGNSNDNLVLKAYHLIQSDHDIPPVEIILHKNIPMGAGMGGGSADGAFMLTLLNKYFNLSISNEKLEDYALKLGSDCPFFIANKPKFVSGRGEVFESTKIDLSGYYLGMMFPSIHIGTAEAYSGVKPQQLAISVKDIIEKYPIEEWNEILKNDFEDGIFLKHPSLLDLKNRCYHNGAIYASMTGSGSTIFGIYSKDTDPSSIIADKIILL, from the coding sequence ATGCTCACATTTCCCAATGCCAAAATTAATTTAGGACTTAATATCAATTCGAAAAGAGCGGATGGTTATCATAATATTGAATCCTGTTTCTACCCTATTCCTTTAAAGGATTCATTGGAGATTATTCCTTCTAAAGCATTAAAATTCAGTTCAACGGGTCTTCCAATCCCCGGTAATTCAAATGATAATTTAGTACTAAAAGCTTATCATTTAATTCAATCTGATCACGATATTCCACCTGTAGAAATTATTCTACATAAAAATATTCCTATGGGAGCTGGAATGGGTGGTGGCTCAGCAGATGGGGCGTTTATGTTGACATTGCTTAATAAGTATTTCAATCTCAGTATTTCAAATGAAAAGCTAGAAGATTATGCTTTGAAATTAGGGAGTGACTGTCCCTTTTTTATTGCAAACAAACCCAAATTTGTAAGTGGAAGAGGTGAGGTTTTTGAAAGCACTAAAATCGATCTATCTGGATACTATTTAGGCATGATGTTTCCAAGTATTCATATTGGAACTGCAGAAGCCTACAGTGGTGTGAAACCACAGCAATTAGCAATTTCTGTAAAAGATATTATAGAAAAATATCCAATTGAAGAATGGAACGAAATATTGAAAAATGATTTTGAAGATGGCATATTCTTAAAACACCCATCTCTACTGGATCTAAAAAATAGATGCTACCATAACGGGGCGATTTATGCAAGTATGACGGGGAGTGGTTCTACAATCTTTGGGATATACAGCAAAGATACTGATCCAAGCTCTATAATAGCAGACAAAATAATTCTATTGTAG
- a CDS encoding DMT family transporter, whose protein sequence is MTIEAKNYLQLHFIVLIWGLTAILGLLINISAVAVVFYRTLFATVTLLFILYFWKLSFKVGFKEFLKILGVGLIIGLHWILFFAAARVSSASVCLVGIATCSFWTSLIEPLMSSRKIKIYELALGILVVMGLYIIFSVEFQYLEGLIMAIISAILASVFTVLNGKLTHHHNHYVITFYEMMGALIGSIILIPLYLSYFNSEIVDFIPNQWDWFYLIILAVICTVLAFSMSVKVQKVLSAFVVNLTVNLEPIYGIILAFLIFGEEEKMSFGFYVGTSIILLSVLCYPIVNRVMKRRALQSDILR, encoded by the coding sequence ATGACAATAGAGGCTAAAAACTATCTGCAATTGCATTTTATAGTTTTGATTTGGGGACTGACAGCAATTTTGGGTCTTCTTATTAATATATCTGCAGTTGCTGTTGTTTTTTACCGGACTTTATTTGCCACGGTCACACTTCTATTTATCCTGTATTTCTGGAAGCTAAGTTTTAAGGTGGGATTCAAAGAGTTTTTGAAAATACTTGGGGTGGGACTGATTATAGGACTTCATTGGATTTTGTTTTTTGCTGCTGCTCGAGTATCTTCTGCTTCAGTTTGTCTCGTAGGGATTGCTACTTGTTCTTTTTGGACTAGCTTAATAGAACCATTAATGAGTAGTCGAAAAATTAAAATTTATGAATTAGCCTTGGGTATTCTAGTCGTAATGGGTCTATACATTATCTTTAGTGTAGAATTTCAATATTTGGAAGGGCTTATAATGGCCATAATCTCTGCTATTTTAGCGAGTGTATTTACGGTCTTGAATGGTAAGCTTACACATCACCATAATCATTATGTTATTACTTTTTATGAAATGATGGGCGCCTTAATAGGTTCTATTATTCTAATACCCCTTTATTTAAGTTATTTCAATTCAGAAATTGTAGATTTTATTCCTAATCAATGGGATTGGTTTTACCTTATAATTTTAGCAGTAATTTGTACAGTATTGGCATTTTCAATGTCTGTTAAGGTGCAAAAAGTATTAAGTGCTTTTGTAGTAAATCTTACAGTAAACTTAGAACCAATCTATGGAATTATCTTAGCTTTTCTTATTTTTGGTGAGGAAGAGAAAATGAGTTTCGGATTTTATGTAGGAACATCCATTATTTTGCTTTCTGTGCTTTGCTATCCTATTGTGAATAGAGTAATGAAAAGGAGAGCATTGCAAAGTGATATATTAAGATAA
- the alr gene encoding alanine racemase: MVKHSSRIELKQSALKANVNFIKKKIGKKAILSSVVKANAYGHGIESFVPMAEKAGVHHFSVASSFEAEEVLNACHEKSTIMIMGIIYEEDIPWAIENNIEFFVYNYDRLPIALAAAKKIGKAAKVHIEVETGANRTGMPADEFPKAINFLKKNKEHIVFQGLCTHFGGAESLSNQFKIDRQKSKYKEFLKQCKDKKYEPNIRHIACSAAALAMPDTVYDLVRVGVAQYGFWPSPDIYYHHLQETDKKSDGALKRIFSWKTDIMDIREVPEGDFIGYGTAFQASHKMKIAVMPLGYSNGYPRALSNRGYVLIGGKKAPIVGLINMNLFMVDITHIPQAKVGDEVVLIGRQKNNVINVSSFTNSTQLLNNEMLSRLPSAIPRTIVR; the protein is encoded by the coding sequence ATGGTAAAACACTCTTCACGGATAGAGCTGAAGCAATCAGCCTTAAAAGCAAATGTTAATTTTATAAAAAAGAAGATAGGGAAGAAAGCAATTCTGTCCTCTGTTGTAAAGGCCAATGCCTATGGTCATGGTATAGAATCTTTTGTTCCAATGGCAGAGAAAGCTGGAGTTCATCATTTTTCAGTGGCTTCTTCATTTGAAGCAGAAGAGGTGTTAAATGCTTGCCATGAGAAAAGTACTATTATGATTATGGGTATTATCTACGAAGAGGATATTCCGTGGGCTATTGAAAACAATATTGAATTCTTTGTTTACAATTATGACAGACTCCCTATAGCACTGGCAGCTGCGAAAAAAATAGGAAAGGCTGCGAAGGTTCACATTGAGGTAGAGACTGGAGCTAACAGAACGGGCATGCCTGCAGATGAATTTCCCAAAGCTATAAATTTTCTGAAAAAGAATAAGGAGCATATTGTATTTCAGGGTCTTTGTACGCACTTTGGAGGAGCAGAAAGTCTTAGTAATCAGTTCAAAATTGATAGACAAAAATCTAAATATAAAGAATTTTTAAAACAGTGTAAGGATAAAAAATATGAGCCCAATATTAGACATATCGCATGCTCAGCGGCCGCATTAGCTATGCCCGATACCGTTTATGATTTGGTAAGAGTGGGAGTTGCACAATATGGATTTTGGCCTAGTCCCGATATATATTATCATCATTTACAGGAAACTGATAAGAAGTCAGATGGTGCCTTGAAAAGAATATTTAGTTGGAAGACGGATATAATGGATATTCGGGAAGTACCAGAAGGAGATTTTATTGGATATGGTACCGCTTTTCAAGCAAGCCATAAAATGAAAATAGCAGTAATGCCCTTGGGTTATTCTAATGGATATCCGCGTGCATTGTCTAATAGAGGATATGTTTTAATCGGAGGAAAGAAAGCCCCAATTGTTGGCTTAATCAATATGAACTTGTTTATGGTCGATATTACCCATATTCCTCAAGCAAAAGTAGGAGATGAAGTGGTATTAATTGGAAGACAGAAGAATAATGTTATTAATGTAAGTAGCTTTACCAATAGCACCCAATTATTGAACAACGAAATGCTCAGTAGATTGCCTTCAGCTATACCAAGAACGATCGTACGTTAA
- a CDS encoding ATP-grasp domain-containing protein: MANCFALMGWSLPVIESMQKLNKPYVVVSFPDFEEYAKEHDIPFVSYQFDEWSDTSNSLDLHEKLKPFNVDVAVPLFEETVEWAGALNSIYRDDPRVLNRAFLFRNKAMMKRKALIGGLRVGLFEEVYNKEGVKAFMKRLNQANLQVDGEEDSWVHIKPFASAGTVGHRLLRSMSDIEEKCEEDDFPCLAESHLPGTEFSCEAFVHKGKIRFLNITEYVKLGYSNFIPEGNHLHTKRDKIMKEMQKLVDLFGIEYGMIHPEWFLTEDDTLSFGEVACRIPGGHILELAGKAYDFDALGAFVLCHDPNLSEEELNKILPAPDARPKNFYGNVMIYPHKNQISKLEIPEELKEEPYFLDHNLVPPLSTQKISDRDGFGNHFGTVNFKGEDPDRMTELLLHYENVDFYH; this comes from the coding sequence ATGGCGAATTGCTTTGCACTAATGGGTTGGAGTTTACCCGTAATCGAGAGTATGCAAAAACTCAATAAACCTTATGTGGTGGTATCGTTTCCCGATTTTGAGGAATATGCTAAAGAGCATGATATCCCATTTGTTTCTTATCAATTTGATGAATGGAGTGATACCTCAAACTCCTTAGATTTACATGAGAAATTAAAACCCTTTAATGTTGATGTTGCAGTTCCCTTGTTTGAAGAAACAGTGGAGTGGGCTGGGGCACTAAACTCAATTTACAGAGATGATCCAAGAGTTTTGAATCGCGCTTTTTTATTTAGAAATAAAGCCATGATGAAACGAAAAGCTTTGATTGGGGGGTTACGTGTAGGTTTATTTGAAGAGGTTTATAATAAAGAAGGAGTAAAGGCATTCATGAAAAGATTAAATCAAGCTAATCTGCAAGTGGATGGAGAAGAAGATAGCTGGGTACATATTAAACCTTTTGCCTCTGCCGGGACTGTTGGACATAGGTTATTGCGTTCAATGTCTGATATCGAGGAAAAATGTGAAGAAGATGACTTCCCTTGTCTAGCTGAAAGTCATTTACCAGGAACTGAATTCTCTTGCGAGGCCTTTGTACACAAAGGAAAAATTAGGTTTCTAAATATCACGGAATATGTAAAGTTAGGCTATTCGAATTTCATTCCCGAAGGAAACCACTTGCATACTAAGCGTGATAAAATAATGAAGGAAATGCAAAAGCTGGTTGACTTGTTCGGGATAGAGTATGGCATGATTCATCCAGAATGGTTCTTGACTGAAGATGACACACTCAGTTTCGGTGAGGTCGCTTGTAGAATTCCAGGGGGACATATCCTAGAGTTGGCAGGCAAGGCTTACGACTTTGATGCCTTAGGTGCTTTTGTATTATGTCATGATCCTAATCTGTCAGAAGAGGAGTTAAATAAGATATTACCTGCTCCTGACGCACGGCCAAAAAATTTCTACGGAAATGTTATGATATATCCTCATAAAAATCAAATTTCTAAATTAGAAATACCGGAGGAATTGAAAGAGGAACCGTATTTCTTAGATCATAATTTGGTACCCCCTTTGAGCACTCAAAAAATAAGTGACAGAGATGGATTCGGGAATCATTTTGGTACCGTAAACTTTAAGGGGGAAGATCCTGATCGAATGACGGAATTACTATTGCATTATGAAAATGTAGATTTCTATCATTAA
- a CDS encoding mechanosensitive ion channel family protein has product MAKEIISYFQENWQLPPELQYKIFYTVVAVLILVLLKVVALKIVFNRSQEVKERYFWKNSVNNTYYFLLLVFLFNIWVEQVESLATLVGLVGAGLVIALQAPVMNIAGWIFIVIRKPFDVGDRIEINGVAGDVIDIRFFQFTINEIGNWVAADQSTGRIIHIPNGEIFKSTQANYDQGFSHVWDELSLRVTFDSDWKKAKQLCEKIVNEHAEELSFSAKRKLLEASKKFMIFYSNLTPYVYTSVEDYGIKLTMRYLTLPKKRRVAQHEIWEDILETFQKYDNIHYAYPSQRIYFDSQTELGKHDGNKKN; this is encoded by the coding sequence ATGGCCAAAGAAATAATATCATATTTTCAAGAAAACTGGCAATTGCCTCCGGAGCTCCAATACAAAATCTTTTACACAGTTGTTGCTGTTCTCATTTTAGTTTTGCTGAAAGTAGTGGCCTTAAAAATTGTTTTCAATAGATCTCAAGAGGTTAAAGAGCGTTACTTTTGGAAAAATAGTGTAAATAATACCTATTATTTTCTGCTACTTGTTTTTCTATTCAATATCTGGGTCGAACAGGTTGAATCACTTGCCACTCTAGTAGGTTTAGTGGGTGCTGGTTTGGTGATAGCCCTTCAAGCTCCTGTGATGAATATAGCTGGCTGGATTTTCATCGTTATCCGAAAACCATTTGATGTAGGCGATAGAATTGAGATTAATGGAGTAGCTGGTGACGTGATCGATATACGGTTTTTCCAATTTACGATCAATGAAATCGGTAATTGGGTAGCAGCTGATCAAAGTACGGGAAGAATCATCCATATACCCAATGGAGAAATTTTCAAATCAACTCAGGCCAATTACGACCAAGGTTTTAGCCATGTGTGGGATGAGCTCAGCCTCCGGGTCACCTTTGATAGTGATTGGAAAAAAGCAAAACAACTTTGCGAGAAAATAGTGAATGAGCATGCTGAGGAATTATCTTTCTCTGCCAAAAGAAAATTATTGGAAGCCTCTAAAAAGTTTATGATCTTTTACAGTAACCTTACTCCTTATGTGTACACATCTGTGGAAGATTATGGTATTAAACTTACGATGCGTTATTTAACTTTACCTAAAAAAAGAAGAGTAGCACAGCACGAAATTTGGGAGGACATTTTAGAAACTTTTCAAAAATATGATAATATCCATTATGCATATCCTTCACAAAGAATCTATTTTGATTCTCAAACCGAATTAGGAAAGCATGATGGTAATAAGAAAAACTAA